The Thiorhodovibrio litoralis genome includes a window with the following:
- a CDS encoding PIN domain-containing protein, which yields MSDFVKGEPTVLARVKATAPTLIAVSTLTRMEVAFGLRLKPARARELTPVLEAFFASITTLPFTLADAEAAAAIRADLKARGTPIGPYDVLIGATALARGLTMVTSNEVEFRRIVGLPVDNWR from the coding sequence GTGTCCGACTTCGTCAAGGGCGAACCGACGGTGCTGGCCCGCGTGAAGGCCACGGCGCCGACGCTGATTGCGGTCTCGACGCTGACGCGCATGGAGGTGGCGTTCGGGTTGCGCCTAAAGCCGGCGCGCGCCCGTGAGCTGACGCCGGTGCTGGAGGCGTTTTTTGCCTCCATCACGACCCTACCCTTCACCTTGGCCGACGCGGAAGCCGCCGCCGCAATTCGGGCCGATCTGAAAGCCCGGGGCACGCCAATCGGCCCTTACGATGTCCTGATTGGCGCCACGGCGCTGGCGCGCGGCTTAACGATGGTCACGAGCAACGAGGTGGAATTTCGCCGGATCGTTGGGCTGCCAGTGGACAATTGGCGCTGA
- a CDS encoding ribbon-helix-helix domain-containing protein has translation MHLDIELDPTIGERLFAVAEQQGQSASALITQALQAWLAERSDYWPAAVANFEGVADAPRFEAFREGMPAPTEDPLA, from the coding sequence ATGCATCTTGATATCGAACTCGATCCCACCATCGGCGAGCGCTTGTTCGCCGTTGCCGAACAGCAGGGACAAAGCGCTTCGGCGCTGATTACTCAGGCACTGCAAGCCTGGCTGGCCGAGCGCTCGGACTACTGGCCAGCGGCCGTGGCCAACTTCGAGGGCGTTGCCGACGCGCCGCGTTTCGAGGCGTTCCGCGAGGGCATGCCGGCCCCCACTGAAGATCCGCTTGCATGA
- a CDS encoding histone deacetylase family protein — MNLAFISHPDCLEHRMGAHHVEVPERLHAITDRLIASGMEMLVTHYDAPLAEREALLRVHDADYVEMIFANAPKASDVLTWVDGDTAMSAGTLNAARRAAGAAMLGIDLVMTDKHHAAFCAVRPPGHHAERHQAMGFCFFNNVAVAAAHALANHGLERIAIVDFDVHHGNGTEDIFAGDERVLFCSSFQHPFYPGSGADSQAPNVINLPLPSRTDGTAYRAAVEEKWLPRLDDFKPELILISAGFDGHAEDDMAHFMLREPDYAWMTHELHDLAARHARERVVSVLEGGYALSALGRSVGTHIDELIGHG; from the coding sequence ATGAATCTCGCCTTCATCTCTCATCCCGACTGCCTGGAGCACCGCATGGGCGCTCACCATGTCGAGGTACCCGAGCGCCTGCACGCGATCACCGACCGGCTGATCGCCTCCGGCATGGAAATGTTGGTGACCCATTATGACGCGCCTCTCGCGGAGCGCGAAGCCCTGTTGCGGGTCCACGATGCCGATTATGTCGAAATGATCTTCGCCAACGCGCCCAAAGCAAGCGATGTGCTGACCTGGGTCGATGGCGATACCGCCATGAGCGCCGGCACCCTGAATGCGGCCCGACGCGCAGCCGGGGCAGCCATGCTGGGGATTGATCTGGTGATGACCGACAAGCACCACGCCGCTTTCTGCGCAGTACGCCCGCCAGGCCACCATGCCGAGCGCCATCAAGCCATGGGTTTTTGCTTTTTTAACAATGTCGCCGTCGCCGCCGCCCATGCGCTGGCCAATCATGGGCTTGAGCGCATCGCCATTGTGGATTTCGACGTCCATCACGGCAATGGCACCGAGGATATCTTCGCCGGCGACGAGCGGGTGCTGTTCTGCTCCAGCTTTCAGCATCCGTTCTATCCCGGCTCCGGTGCCGACAGCCAGGCACCCAATGTGATCAATCTGCCGCTGCCGTCCCGCACTGATGGCACCGCCTACCGCGCCGCGGTCGAAGAGAAATGGCTGCCGCGCCTCGACGACTTTAAGCCCGAGCTGATTCTGATCTCCGCCGGCTTTGACGGCCATGCCGAGGATGACATGGCCCACTTCATGCTGCGCGAGCCCGACTACGCCTGGATGACCCACGAACTCCACGACCTCGCCGCCCGCCATGCGCGCGAGCGCGTCGTCTCCGTGCTCGAAGGCGGATACGCCCTCTCCGCCCTTGGCCGCTCAGTCGGCACCCATATCGATGAGCTGATTGGGCACGGCTAG
- a CDS encoding bifunctional acetate--CoA ligase family protein/GNAT family N-acetyltransferase translates to MRLSDVDQLFVPSAVAVFGASDREGSVAGVVFRNLLAGGFKGGCYPINPKYEKVAGERCYPNLAALEKHVELALIATPADKVAGILDQCGEAGVRAAVVHSAGFAERGERGAALQEKLVEAARRNRVRVLGPNCLGVMRPAHGLNATFGNAPALSGHVALVSQSGAVCTAMLDWAGPRRIGYSAVVSLGAAADVDFGDVLDYLALDSQTHSILLYVEGIRDARRFMSGLRAAARLKPVVVVKTGRHPAGSRAAKSHTGAWVGSSEVFRAVMERGGAVQVDTLDQLFAAAQVFGAGRRIAGNRIAIVTNGGGPGVLAADRAVELGLSLATLSDETRAELEKLLPEHWSHGNPIDVIGDAPAARYGGAVRACLADANVDGVLAILAPVASVDPTEVAGAVIDAAAKTRKPVLACWMGATRVAEAHALFSEHGLPHYDLPEAAAEALSFLGRQQRNQKLLMQSPGPLSQQLMPDVEGARLIIEGVMAEGRKTLGTIEAKAILAAFRIPTTQTVLARSPNEALIAAEALSFPVVMKINSPDIRYKSDVDGVRLNLTDAQSVRRAYIELTERARILRPEAKIEGVTVEHMIPTRAARELMVRVARDPIFGPVISFGAGGTDTDVLADRALGLPPLNAFIIQTMVEHTRVARLMGAFGNMPPMNRQALARILQRVSEMVCELAEVIELEINPLIGNDLDVIAVDARIQVAYRPPQMPVYGHMAIHPYPQHLIERVPLPDGTDLTIRPIRPEDAQMEQDFVRGLSEQTKYFRFMQAIKELTPEMLVRFTQIDYDREMALIGVVLDQGRDVEVGVARYMSRPGGDTCEFAIVVSDEWRNRGIGARLMRSLMANARAKGLRIMDGEVLSANTRMLALVKSLGFRIESDKLDHSVKQVSKVL, encoded by the coding sequence ATGCGTTTATCGGATGTCGACCAACTCTTTGTCCCGAGTGCGGTGGCAGTCTTTGGCGCCAGCGACCGCGAGGGCTCGGTCGCTGGCGTGGTGTTTCGCAACCTGCTCGCCGGCGGCTTCAAGGGGGGATGCTATCCGATCAATCCCAAATATGAAAAGGTGGCGGGCGAGCGCTGCTATCCAAACCTGGCGGCGCTCGAAAAGCATGTTGAGCTAGCGCTGATCGCCACGCCGGCGGACAAGGTCGCAGGTATTCTTGATCAGTGCGGCGAGGCTGGCGTGCGGGCTGCTGTGGTGCATTCGGCGGGTTTTGCTGAGCGTGGTGAGCGCGGCGCGGCCCTGCAGGAGAAATTGGTCGAGGCGGCACGGCGCAATCGGGTGCGGGTGCTGGGGCCGAATTGTCTCGGCGTCATGCGGCCAGCCCATGGGTTGAACGCCACCTTTGGCAATGCGCCGGCGCTGTCCGGGCATGTCGCGCTGGTGTCGCAGTCTGGCGCCGTCTGCACCGCCATGCTCGACTGGGCCGGGCCGCGCCGCATTGGCTACTCGGCAGTGGTGTCCCTGGGGGCGGCGGCGGATGTCGATTTCGGCGACGTGCTCGATTATTTGGCGCTCGACTCGCAAACTCACAGCATTTTGCTCTATGTCGAGGGTATTCGCGACGCGCGGCGCTTCATGAGCGGCCTGCGCGCCGCGGCGCGGCTGAAGCCCGTCGTGGTGGTCAAGACCGGGCGCCATCCGGCCGGCTCGCGCGCGGCCAAGTCGCACACCGGGGCCTGGGTGGGCTCGTCGGAGGTCTTCCGCGCGGTCATGGAGCGCGGTGGCGCGGTGCAGGTCGACACGCTCGATCAGCTCTTCGCGGCGGCGCAGGTGTTCGGTGCCGGGCGGCGCATCGCCGGCAACCGCATTGCCATCGTCACCAATGGCGGCGGGCCGGGCGTGCTGGCGGCGGATCGGGCGGTGGAGCTGGGGCTGAGCCTGGCGACGCTGTCTGACGAGACCCGCGCCGAGCTAGAAAAGCTGCTGCCTGAGCACTGGTCGCATGGCAACCCGATCGATGTGATCGGCGACGCGCCGGCGGCGCGCTATGGTGGGGCGGTACGCGCCTGTCTGGCCGATGCCAATGTCGATGGCGTGCTCGCCATCCTCGCACCCGTGGCTAGCGTGGACCCGACCGAGGTGGCGGGGGCGGTGATCGATGCCGCCGCCAAGACGCGGAAGCCGGTGCTGGCCTGCTGGATGGGCGCGACCCGTGTGGCGGAGGCGCACGCGCTCTTCTCCGAGCACGGTCTGCCGCATTATGACTTGCCGGAAGCTGCCGCCGAGGCGCTGTCCTTCCTCGGCCGCCAACAGCGTAACCAGAAGCTGCTGATGCAGTCCCCCGGGCCGCTGTCGCAACAGCTGATGCCCGATGTCGAGGGGGCGAGGCTGATTATCGAAGGGGTCATGGCCGAGGGGCGCAAGACGCTTGGCACCATCGAGGCCAAGGCGATTCTGGCCGCGTTCCGCATTCCGACCACCCAGACGGTGCTGGCGCGCTCGCCCAACGAGGCGTTGATCGCTGCCGAGGCCCTGTCTTTCCCGGTGGTGATGAAAATCAACTCGCCCGATATCCGCTACAAGTCCGATGTCGACGGCGTGCGGCTGAATTTGACCGACGCCCAGAGCGTGCGTCGTGCCTATATCGAGTTGACCGAACGCGCCCGCATTCTGCGCCCCGAGGCCAAGATCGAAGGGGTCACGGTGGAGCACATGATCCCGACCCGCGCCGCGCGCGAGTTGATGGTGCGGGTGGCGCGCGATCCCATCTTCGGCCCCGTGATCAGCTTCGGCGCCGGCGGGACGGACACCGACGTGCTCGCCGACCGCGCGCTCGGCTTGCCGCCGCTGAATGCCTTCATCATTCAGACTATGGTCGAGCACACCCGGGTCGCGCGGCTGATGGGCGCCTTCGGCAACATGCCGCCGATGAATCGCCAGGCGCTTGCGCGCATCCTGCAAAGGGTTTCCGAGATGGTGTGCGAGCTCGCTGAAGTGATCGAGCTTGAGATCAATCCGCTGATCGGCAATGATCTGGACGTGATTGCCGTGGATGCCCGCATTCAGGTCGCTTATCGCCCACCGCAGATGCCGGTCTATGGTCACATGGCGATCCACCCCTATCCGCAGCACCTGATCGAACGCGTGCCCCTGCCGGACGGCACGGACCTGACCATTCGCCCGATTCGCCCCGAAGATGCCCAGATGGAGCAGGACTTTGTGCGCGGGCTTTCGGAGCAGACCAAGTATTTCCGCTTCATGCAGGCAATCAAGGAGCTGACGCCCGAGATGCTGGTGCGCTTTACCCAGATCGACTACGACCGGGAAATGGCGCTGATCGGCGTGGTGTTGGATCAAGGGCGGGATGTTGAGGTTGGGGTCGCGCGCTACATGTCGCGCCCCGGCGGCGATACCTGCGAGTTCGCCATCGTGGTTTCCGACGAGTGGCGCAACCGCGGCATCGGCGCGCGCCTGATGCGCTCGCTCATGGCCAATGCCCGCGCCAAAGGCCTGCGCATTATGGATGGCGAGGTGCTCTCGGCCAACACCCGCATGCTCGCGCTGGTCAAGTCGCTCGGCTTTCGGATCGAAAGCGATAAGCTCGACCACAGCGTCAAGCAGGTGTCAAAGGTGTTGTAG
- the cysM gene encoding cysteine synthase CysM, with translation MSHSTIESLIGNTPLVRLQRLPGETSNAILAKLEGQNPAGSVKDRAALSMILRAEQRGSIKPGDTLIEATSGNTGIALAMAAAMKGYRMLLIMPENMSVERRQSMAAFGAEIRLTPKDGSMEAAIDLARVLEAKGEGVRLDQFSNPDNPEAHFEATGPEIWRDTQGTVTHFVSAMGTTGTIMGVSRYLKQCNASVQIVGVQPQEGSSIPGIRRWPQEYLPKIYDPARVDRIIDISQAEAEDTTRRLAAEEGIFAGISSGGAVAAALRLSREQEGAVIVVIICDRGDRYLSTGVFPA, from the coding sequence ATGAGCCATTCAACCATCGAATCCCTGATCGGCAACACCCCGCTCGTGCGGTTGCAGCGGCTGCCAGGTGAGACCAGCAACGCCATCCTCGCCAAGCTTGAGGGCCAAAATCCGGCCGGCTCGGTGAAGGACCGCGCTGCGCTGAGTATGATTCTGCGTGCGGAGCAGCGCGGTAGCATCAAGCCAGGGGATACCTTGATCGAGGCCACAAGCGGTAACACTGGCATTGCGCTTGCCATGGCTGCGGCCATGAAGGGCTATCGGATGCTGTTGATCATGCCCGAGAACATGAGCGTCGAGCGGCGCCAGTCCATGGCCGCTTTTGGCGCCGAGATTCGCCTTACACCCAAGGATGGCAGCATGGAGGCGGCCATTGATCTGGCGCGCGTGCTGGAGGCAAAAGGCGAGGGCGTGCGCTTGGATCAGTTCTCCAATCCGGACAATCCCGAGGCCCATTTCGAGGCCACTGGCCCCGAGATCTGGCGCGATACCCAGGGCACAGTGACGCACTTTGTTAGCGCCATGGGTACCACCGGCACCATCATGGGGGTGAGCCGCTACCTCAAGCAGTGCAACGCAAGTGTGCAAATCGTTGGGGTGCAACCGCAGGAGGGCTCGAGCATCCCCGGCATCCGCCGCTGGCCGCAGGAATACCTGCCGAAAATTTACGATCCGGCGCGGGTGGATCGCATCATCGACATCAGCCAGGCCGAGGCAGAGGACACCACCCGCCGGCTGGCGGCGGAGGAGGGCATTTTCGCCGGTATCTCTTCCGGTGGCGCGGTGGCCGCTGCGCTGCGGCTGTCGCGGGAGCAGGAAGGCGCGGTGATCGTCGTCATCATCTGTGATCGGGGCGATCGCTACCTCTCCACAGGCGTCTTCCCCGCCTGA
- the rlmD gene encoding 23S rRNA (uracil(1939)-C(5))-methyltransferase RlmD, translating into MSKKKPLPQEPIEAEIGDLSHDGRGVAHVDGKAVFVQGALAGERVRFRLTRRQRRHDEGEVVEVLSASPDRVTPRCAHFGLCGGCALQHLDPAAQIRMKQEVLAEALRRIGKVSPETWLPPLVAEHWGYRRKARLGVRYVAKKGRVLVGFRERRSSFVADLERCEVLHPAVGERLTELAELIGSLSIRERVAQIEMAQGDGPVVLIFRVLEPPTPGDIELLHAFAARTGLHVYLQPGGIETVAPLPGQQVELSYALPAPDATPVVEPLPTPDINLVFGPNDFTQVNLELNRLMVARALERLDPGPDDRVLDLFCGLGNFTLPIARRAAFVLGVEGDAGLVERARANAEGSGLDDSRVRFERADLYTEAAGEDPAAHWPWTRQAFDLALIDPPRSGALQVLDPLVATGIRRLVYVSCYPGTLARDAGHLVEHHGFRLVAAGAMDMFPHTAHVESMAVFER; encoded by the coding sequence TTGAGCAAGAAAAAACCGCTTCCCCAGGAGCCCATTGAGGCCGAGATTGGCGACCTGAGTCACGACGGTCGCGGTGTCGCTCATGTCGACGGCAAGGCCGTGTTTGTGCAAGGCGCCCTGGCCGGCGAACGGGTGCGCTTTCGACTGACCCGCCGACAGCGGCGCCATGACGAGGGCGAGGTGGTCGAGGTGCTCAGCGCATCGCCAGACCGGGTCACCCCGCGCTGCGCGCATTTCGGGCTTTGCGGCGGCTGCGCCCTGCAGCATCTCGACCCGGCTGCGCAAATCCGCATGAAGCAGGAGGTCCTCGCCGAGGCGCTGCGGCGCATCGGCAAGGTCTCGCCCGAAACCTGGCTGCCGCCGCTGGTGGCGGAGCATTGGGGCTACCGGCGCAAGGCGCGACTTGGCGTGCGCTATGTCGCCAAAAAGGGCCGCGTACTGGTCGGTTTTCGCGAACGCCGCTCGTCCTTCGTCGCCGATCTCGAGCGCTGCGAGGTGTTGCACCCGGCGGTCGGTGAGCGCCTGACCGAACTCGCCGAGCTGATCGGGAGCTTAAGCATCCGCGAGCGGGTTGCGCAGATCGAGATGGCCCAGGGCGACGGCCCGGTGGTGCTGATCTTTCGCGTGCTCGAGCCGCCAACGCCGGGTGACATCGAGCTGCTGCACGCCTTCGCCGCCCGAACCGGTCTGCATGTCTATCTCCAGCCGGGCGGCATCGAGACGGTTGCGCCGCTGCCCGGGCAGCAGGTGGAGCTGAGCTATGCCTTGCCGGCGCCGGATGCCACGCCGGTGGTCGAACCTTTGCCGACGCCGGATATCAACCTGGTGTTCGGGCCCAATGATTTCACTCAGGTCAATCTGGAGCTAAACCGCCTGATGGTCGCGCGCGCGCTCGAGCGGCTCGACCCCGGCCCCGATGATCGGGTACTTGACTTGTTTTGTGGTCTGGGCAATTTCACTCTGCCCATCGCGCGCCGCGCCGCCTTCGTGCTCGGGGTCGAGGGCGATGCGGGCCTGGTGGAGCGCGCCCGCGCCAATGCCGAAGGCAGCGGGCTTGATGACAGCCGCGTGCGCTTCGAGCGCGCCGATCTTTACACTGAAGCTGCGGGCGAGGACCCCGCTGCGCATTGGCCCTGGACGCGGCAGGCCTTCGACCTCGCGCTCATCGACCCGCCCCGCAGCGGCGCCCTGCAGGTACTCGACCCGCTGGTCGCGACCGGCATTCGCCGTCTGGTCTATGTTTCCTGCTATCCCGGCACCCTCGCCCGCGATGCCGGCCATCTGGTCGAGCACCACGGCTTTCGCCTGGTTGCCGCCGGCGCCATGGACATGTTCCCG